A DNA window from Doryrhamphus excisus isolate RoL2022-K1 chromosome 2, RoL_Dexc_1.0, whole genome shotgun sequence contains the following coding sequences:
- the lin54 gene encoding protein lin-54 homolog yields the protein MDVVPPELNSLLPDEIMDMEAIEEVAHSQSDSSQDTSVPMETDIPLAPENAGLSTSTESQLPISAPGLPSQLLTLKPASLATSTAVTKTTDSVTGTTVSTSGLQKLTAPFTISAANHQIILNKVASSQATEAARSAGGTASPQIIKQDGQKLFVTTIGKTGQPIVLQLPHTAAAKAGGAQAAADGKSPVPQIKVVTIGGRSELKQVVASAASQVTALQSPQLKTVQLTKKTPASSASPIKFIITKAVNSKAQTSGAPVIAGRVLAQNSPMMPQRTITLSETHNASIQSIAGKKIAISPLKTPSKVTVVSVASPTSSASQKSVTLPVSVALGQQILSVQQPTSVSPVKVATSQAAAQNIKPVQSVAVGGSQFKTIIPLATQPNVQQIQVPGSRFHYVRLVTATTASGAVQPSNPSTSTMQTAKPIGVSTGAVRMSVPIVPAQSVKQMVPKPAAQVVTSTPTQQRLIMPATALPQIQPNFTNLPPGTVLAPAPVGGNVGYAVVPAQYVTQLQQAPIVSIANSSGYPASAANLQTEARLPLNGMSTVDASARPRKPCNCTKSQCLKLYCDCFANGEFCNNCNCNNCFNNLEHEAERSKAIKTCLDRNPEAFKPKIGKGKEGESDRRHSKGCNCKRSGCLKNYCECYEAKIMCSSICKCVGCKNFEESPERKTLMHLADAAEVRVQQQTAAKTKLSSQISDLLMRTTPVISSGGGRLPYTFVTKEVLEATCDCLLEQAKWAEQTRQPHVEAERRILEEFGHCLMRIIHSAGKAKADCASINS from the exons ATGGACGTGGTGCCGCCTGAGCTCAACAGCCTCCTTCCCGATGAGATCATGGACATGGAGGCCATCGAGGAGGTGGCTCACTCCCAGTCGGACTCCAGTCAAGACACGTCCGTCCCCATGGAAACGGACATTCCGCTGGCACCGGAGAACGCGGGTCTTTCCACCTCCACGGAATCTCAGCTTCCCATCTCGGCCCCCGGATTGCCCTCCCAGCTCCTCACCCTGAAGCCAGCATCGTTGGCCACCTCCACCGCCGTCACCAAAACCACGGACAGCGTCACAGGGACGACGGTCTCGACCAGCGGCTTGCAAAAGCTCACAGCACCGTTCACCATCTCCGCCGCCAATCACCAGATCATCCTCAACAAGGTGGCTTCGTCGCAAGCCACGGAGGCGGCGCGCTCAGCGGGGGGAACGGCCTCCCCGCAGATCATCAAGCAGGATGGCCAGAAGCTCTTTGTGACCACCATTGGCAAGACGGGACAGCCCATAGTGCTGCAGCTGCCCCACACGGCCGCTGCCAAGGCAGGCGGGGCTCAGGCCGCGGCCGACGGAAAGTCGCCGGTGCCGCAGATCAAGGTGGTGACCATCGGGGGGAGGTCAGAGTTGAAGCAAGTGGTTGCGAGTGCGGCCAGCCAAGTGACTGCACTACAAAGCCCGCAGCTCAAGACTGTGCAG CTCACCAAGAAAACGCCGGCATCCTCGGCTTCGCCCATCAAGTTCATCATCACAAAAGCAGTCAACAGCAAAGCTCAGACGTCTGGAGCTCCTGTCATCGCAG GACGGGTCCTGGCCCAGAATTCACCCATGATGCCGCAGAGGACCATCACGCTGTCCGAGACCCACAACGCCAGCATCCAGAGCATCGCCGGCAAAAAGATTGCCATCTCTCCACTCAAGACTCCCAGCAAG GTGACCGTGGTGTCCGTGGCTTCGCCGACCTCCAGTGCCTCCCAGAAGTCCGTGACCCTTCCTGTCAGCGTGGCGCTGGGCCAGCAGATCCTCTCAGTTCAGCAGCCCACCTCCGTGTCGCCGGTCAAGGTGGCCACCAGCCAGGCAGCAGCCCAG AACATCAAACCAGTTCAGTCAGTGGCGGTGGGCGGCTCCCAGTTCAAGACCATCATCCCGCTGGCCACCCAGCCCAACGTGCAGCAGATCCAGGTGCCAGGAAGCCGCTTCCACTATGTGCGCCTGGTCACAGCCACCACAGCGAGCGGCGCGGTGCAGCCCAGCAACCCCAGCACCAGCACCATGCAGACAG CCAAGCCTATAGGGGTCAGCACGGGGGCGGTGAGGATGTCGGTCCCCATTGTGCCGGCGCAGAGCGTCAAGCAG ATGGTGCCCAAGCCAGCCGCCCAGGTGGTCACCAGCACGCCCACCCAGCAGCGCCTCATCATGCCTGCCACAGCGCTGCCCCAGATCCAGCCCAACTTCACCAACCTGCCGCCGGGCACCGTGCTGGCCCCGGCCCCGGTCGGCGGGAACGTGGGCTACGCCGTGGTACCGGCGCAGTACGTCACTCAGCTGCAGCAGGCGCCGATCGTGAGCATCGCCAACAGCTCCGGTTATCCCGCCTCTGCCGCCAACCTCCAGACGGAGGCCAGGCTGCCGCTCAACGG CATGTCGACGGTGGACGCGAGCGCCAGGCCGAGGAAACCCTGCAACTGCACCAAGTCTCAGTGTCTCAAGCT ATATTGCGACTGCTTTGCAAACGGGGAGTTCTGCAACAACTGCAACTGCAACAACTGCTTCAACAACCTGGAGCATGAAGCCGAGCGCTCCAAAGCCATCAAG ACGTGTTTGGACCGCAACCCCGAGGCCTTCAAGCCCAAAATTGGCAAGGGAAAAGAGGGCGAGTCGGATCGGCGCCACAGTAAAGGCTGCAACTGCAAACGGTCGGGTTGCCTGAAGAACTACTGCGAGTGCTACGAG GCCAAGATCATGTGCTCGTCCATCTGCAAGTGCGTCGGCTGCAAGAACTTCGAGGAGAGCCCGGAGAGGAAGACGCTGATGCACCTGGCCGACGCCGCCGAGGTCCGAGTCCAACAGCAGACGGCCGCCAAGACCAAGCTCTCCTCGCAGATCTCCGACCTGCTCATGAGGACCACGCCCGTCATCTCAAGTGGAGGCGGCAG GCTCCCGTACACGTTTGTGACGAAGGAGGTGTTGGAGGCGACGTGCGATTGTCTCCTGGAGCAGGCCAAGTGGGCTGAACAGACCCGGCAGCCTCACGTGGAGGCGGAGCGCAGGATCCTGGAGGAGTTCGGACACTGCCTCATGAGGATAATCCACTCGGCGGGCAAAGCCAAAGCAGACTGCGCATCCATCAACAGCTAG